The proteins below are encoded in one region of Sulfolobus islandicus Y.N.15.51:
- a CDS encoding DUF5658 family protein, which translates to MKTLLVPLTTFMMLDVITTALGLSKGLMESNPIINALYSSLPFPIFVVVFLLIKVGVLGLIYVLYKYTKLDLVLILGIGISLLVFINNVFLIS; encoded by the coding sequence GTGAAAACCCTTTTAGTACCGCTAACAACTTTTATGATGCTTGACGTTATAACTACAGCACTGGGATTATCTAAGGGACTTATGGAAAGCAATCCAATAATTAACGCGTTATATTCATCACTACCATTTCCGATTTTCGTTGTGGTATTCCTTCTAATAAAGGTTGGCGTGTTAGGTTTAATATATGTTCTTTATAAATATACTAAACTCGATTTAGTGCTCATTCTTGGGATAGGTATTTCTCTGTTAGTTTTCATTAACAACGTCTTTCTCATCTCTTAA
- a CDS encoding stage II sporulation protein M — translation MRVLTKIILIVFVFEVVLFLIASSIPQNNPSLVSAFNSTENQVLNQSYFGKVLMIFGNNVRVAFLDFIPAVGMIILAVSIYSTGAVLSAFSSSLNVPGILSALGLMTLPHSWLELPSYAVAASSGLYIVIRPREWVRGLLTLIIVPIELFLAALVESSEFYVSNPYILWLYSIPAFVFLYFLYEFLQKRADKYIKVKTPVTQQQNVIQIQQPTYADYITRYNQSWNTASYYETQGNLAEAMRYYWEAIFYLITAVGNKLGMPTLTKEDQDNVIKSVAYKVGNPQLYDIYNEAFKIRIENRLSDFQIFKEYLSQLARYLNSI, via the coding sequence ATGAGAGTTTTAACAAAGATTATCTTGATAGTTTTCGTATTTGAGGTAGTGTTATTCTTAATAGCCTCAAGCATACCTCAGAATAATCCCTCATTAGTATCAGCGTTTAACAGTACGGAAAATCAAGTATTAAACCAATCTTATTTCGGTAAGGTATTAATGATCTTTGGTAACAACGTAAGGGTCGCGTTCTTGGATTTCATACCTGCTGTTGGAATGATCATATTGGCTGTAAGTATATACTCAACTGGGGCAGTTTTAAGTGCGTTTTCATCTAGTCTTAATGTTCCTGGAATTTTGTCCGCCTTAGGCTTAATGACATTACCACACTCATGGCTTGAACTACCCTCTTATGCCGTAGCTGCATCCAGTGGGTTATACATTGTAATTAGACCAAGGGAGTGGGTGAGAGGTCTACTAACCCTCATAATTGTCCCAATAGAGTTATTCTTAGCTGCGTTGGTTGAATCAAGTGAGTTTTACGTAAGCAATCCGTATATATTATGGCTTTATTCAATACCAGCCTTTGTATTCTTGTACTTCCTTTACGAATTCTTACAAAAAAGAGCTGACAAATACATTAAAGTAAAGACACCAGTAACTCAACAACAGAATGTAATTCAAATTCAACAACCAACATACGCCGATTATATAACTAGATACAACCAGAGTTGGAACACTGCAAGCTATTACGAAACTCAAGGTAACTTAGCTGAGGCTATGAGATATTATTGGGAGGCTATTTTCTACTTAATTACGGCAGTTGGGAACAAATTGGGAATGCCTACGTTGACAAAGGAGGATCAAGATAATGTGATAAAATCAGTTGCGTACAAGGTTGGAAACCCTCAACTATACGATATCTATAACGAAGCATTCAAAATTAGGATTGAAAATAGGCTAAGTGATTTCCAAATATTTAAGGAGTATTTATCTCAGTTAGCAAGGTATTTGAATTCTATCTAA
- a CDS encoding S-methyl-5-thioribose-1-phosphate isomerase, with product MKLTVKEVKELFKPKLLPIIWKDESNTLTILDQSLLPFQKVYVDLKDVENTALAIKNMQVRGAPAIGITAGYGMVLALINNKNVKTLDDAIRELTRAKTILDSARPTAVNLVWATSRMLTLAKNTVESGNAKAVNELIELMKVEAKKIFDEEYDAEIQMGLYGLEKLNDGDTVLTQCNAGGLATGTGLGTALASVKLAKALGMSVSVIAPETRPWLQGSRLTVYELMEEGIKVTLITDTAVGLVMYRDMVNNVMVGADRILRDGHVFNKIGTFKEAVIAHELGIPFYALAPTSSFDLKSDVNDIKIEERDPNEVRTIRGIPIAPEDVNVYNPVFDVTPPKYITGIITEKGIIYPPFHENIRKIVER from the coding sequence ATGAAGCTTACAGTAAAGGAAGTTAAGGAGCTTTTTAAGCCAAAATTATTACCAATAATTTGGAAAGATGAAAGTAATACCCTGACAATCCTGGATCAATCCTTATTGCCTTTTCAAAAGGTTTACGTGGATTTAAAGGATGTTGAAAACACAGCGTTAGCCATAAAGAATATGCAAGTTAGAGGTGCTCCAGCCATAGGAATCACTGCCGGATACGGAATGGTACTAGCGTTGATCAACAACAAGAATGTAAAGACATTAGATGACGCTATTAGGGAATTAACTAGGGCTAAGACCATATTAGATTCAGCTAGACCTACAGCTGTTAATTTAGTTTGGGCGACCTCAAGAATGTTAACTTTAGCTAAAAATACAGTGGAAAGTGGTAACGCCAAGGCTGTAAATGAACTAATAGAACTAATGAAAGTTGAGGCTAAGAAGATTTTCGATGAGGAGTATGATGCTGAAATACAAATGGGGCTTTACGGTTTAGAGAAATTAAACGATGGTGACACAGTACTAACGCAGTGCAATGCAGGTGGTTTGGCTACTGGTACTGGGTTAGGAACTGCATTGGCTTCAGTGAAATTAGCTAAGGCCTTAGGGATGAGCGTTTCAGTAATTGCTCCAGAGACAAGGCCTTGGTTGCAAGGAAGTAGGTTAACCGTTTACGAATTAATGGAGGAAGGAATAAAGGTCACGTTAATAACAGATACTGCAGTTGGTTTAGTAATGTATCGAGATATGGTGAATAACGTAATGGTTGGTGCTGACAGGATATTGAGAGATGGGCACGTCTTCAATAAAATAGGGACATTTAAGGAAGCGGTTATAGCCCATGAATTGGGTATACCATTTTACGCACTAGCACCAACTTCCAGTTTCGACTTAAAGAGTGACGTTAACGACATTAAGATTGAGGAGAGGGATCCCAATGAAGTAAGGACAATTAGAGGGATACCAATAGCTCCAGAGGACGTAAATGTATATAATCCAGTATTTGATGTTACTCCGCCTAAATATATTACTGGTATTATAACTGAAAAGGGAATAATATATCCTCCATTCCATGAGAATATTAGAAAAATCGTTGAAAGGTAA
- a CDS encoding alpha/beta hydrolase: protein MNLTIIEFESNVLRDNPLKDPNRRRVGIIYPEEYEGRPILIYLSGYLSSSLTQINYNPLGEDMKRKVERLINEGKMKGSVIVLPDMFTKVGGNQYINSSAVGMYEDFLIKELIPFLKDKFKSDKIGIFGHSSGGYGALALGMKYSNVIKAIADHAGDSYFEYVYLPTFPKAIEQLRRFKTPEEWLENYWKKENKQHREDLNTLNVIGMAAFYSPKDEKIELPFDLETGEILEEVWRKWLDKDPVRMVDKYADNLKMLKFIFIDVGKKDEFNIQYGSRTLHKKLQKYGINHYYEEFNDGHLHTTYRYDISLSLLEKALMSE, encoded by the coding sequence GTGAACTTAACTATTATTGAATTTGAAAGTAATGTCTTGAGAGATAATCCCTTGAAAGACCCAAATAGGAGAAGAGTGGGAATAATTTACCCTGAAGAATATGAGGGAAGACCAATATTGATCTACCTTAGTGGCTACCTCTCTTCTTCTCTAACCCAAATCAATTACAATCCATTGGGAGAGGATATGAAGAGAAAGGTTGAGAGATTGATTAATGAGGGGAAAATGAAAGGTTCAGTAATAGTCCTTCCAGATATGTTCACTAAGGTTGGTGGAAATCAGTATATAAATTCTTCAGCGGTGGGAATGTATGAGGACTTTCTCATAAAGGAATTAATACCTTTCTTAAAGGACAAGTTCAAGAGCGATAAGATAGGAATATTTGGGCACTCGTCTGGAGGATACGGTGCACTGGCATTGGGAATGAAATATTCTAATGTCATCAAAGCCATAGCTGACCACGCGGGCGATTCCTATTTCGAATACGTCTACTTACCTACATTTCCCAAAGCGATTGAGCAGTTAAGGAGATTTAAGACTCCCGAGGAATGGTTAGAAAATTATTGGAAGAAGGAGAATAAACAACATAGGGAAGATTTGAATACATTGAACGTAATTGGTATGGCAGCATTTTATTCTCCTAAGGACGAAAAAATCGAGTTACCATTCGATTTGGAGACTGGTGAAATACTGGAGGAGGTTTGGAGAAAATGGCTAGACAAAGACCCGGTCAGGATGGTTGATAAATATGCTGATAATTTGAAAATGCTTAAGTTTATATTTATAGATGTGGGCAAAAAGGATGAGTTCAACATACAGTATGGGAGTAGGACTTTACACAAGAAGTTGCAAAAATATGGAATAAATCACTATTACGAGGAGTTTAATGATGGCCATCTTCACACAACCTATAGATATGATATATCCCTAAGCCTTCTTGAAAAGGCACTAATGTCCGAATAA
- a CDS encoding NifB/NifX family molybdenum-iron cluster-binding protein has protein sequence MQVIKILMIMCTVVDDSNRLDLFSRGKFVVLFDSKNREILFKEENPALNSSTKRPLVAKECVRLRAEMVIAAHGSLCYPSYSILRKANIKMLVGNIGDSIYTENLRAVSKWEVTYSSFLAIKERLFGH, from the coding sequence ATGCAAGTTATTAAAATTCTTATGATAATGTGCACTGTTGTAGATGATTCAAATAGATTGGACTTATTCTCCAGAGGGAAATTCGTAGTATTATTTGACAGTAAAAATAGGGAGATTCTATTTAAAGAGGAGAATCCAGCCCTAAACTCCTCAACGAAAAGGCCATTAGTTGCTAAGGAGTGTGTAAGGTTAAGAGCCGAAATGGTAATTGCTGCGCATGGTTCTCTTTGCTATCCATCCTATTCAATTTTAAGGAAAGCTAATATCAAAATGTTGGTAGGAAATATTGGAGATAGCATATACACAGAAAACCTTCGCGCAGTAAGTAAGTGGGAAGTTACCTACTCTAGCTTCCTAGCAATTAAGGAAAGATTATTCGGACATTAG
- a CDS encoding NAD-dependent epimerase/dehydratase family protein — MLFCKNVNMKILTFGGTGFVGSNFVRYALSKGHDVLVYARNMNDYAKALQNAGANIIFSYDDHSKDVDCLVYFIGAMWTKDPKEFQYLQVKFPTEIGRKFFQVNSGKFVYISSIGVSENIDSKERPILEESPHGEGLKPNTLHGITKLEGEKSISKFPNYVILRFPIIYGPYSRILMWRIFMWLTSHGIGIKNDNMFSVVSTRNASKAIELACKYKSNDYFYITDKEPVNLTSLFSDAAKAINREIKSWFPFSVKLIEPFKSSHEMLKMAYDVLSRELVYSYKKAERELGYIPEDVRVETFKEMARYYKII; from the coding sequence ATGCTTTTTTGCAAAAATGTTAATATGAAAATCTTAACATTTGGCGGTACTGGATTCGTAGGTAGCAATTTCGTAAGATACGCATTGAGTAAGGGGCATGATGTACTAGTTTACGCTAGGAATATGAACGATTACGCAAAAGCCTTACAAAACGCTGGTGCAAATATAATTTTCTCTTATGACGATCATTCGAAAGACGTTGATTGTTTAGTCTATTTTATAGGCGCGATGTGGACTAAAGATCCTAAAGAATTTCAATACTTACAAGTAAAATTTCCTACTGAAATAGGAAGGAAGTTCTTTCAAGTTAATTCAGGTAAGTTCGTATATATAAGCAGTATAGGAGTGTCTGAAAATATCGACAGTAAAGAAAGACCTATCCTTGAGGAGAGTCCCCATGGAGAAGGTTTAAAGCCAAATACACTTCATGGAATTACGAAGCTTGAAGGGGAAAAGAGTATATCGAAATTCCCCAATTATGTAATACTTCGGTTTCCAATAATCTACGGTCCATATAGTAGAATCCTTATGTGGAGGATTTTCATGTGGTTGACTTCTCATGGTATTGGCATAAAAAATGATAATATGTTTAGCGTAGTCTCAACTAGAAATGCGTCTAAGGCAATAGAATTAGCTTGTAAATATAAGAGTAACGATTATTTTTACATAACCGATAAGGAACCCGTTAACTTAACAAGTCTTTTCTCCGATGCAGCAAAAGCCATAAATAGAGAAATAAAGTCTTGGTTCCCATTTAGCGTAAAACTCATAGAGCCTTTCAAGTCTTCACATGAGATGTTAAAAATGGCCTATGACGTTCTTTCTAGGGAGTTAGTGTATTCCTATAAGAAGGCCGAAAGGGAATTGGGTTACATTCCAGAGGACGTAAGGGTTGAGACGTTTAAGGAAATGGCAAGATACTATAAGATTATATGA
- a CDS encoding glycosyltransferase family 4 protein, giving the protein MRVLAIGNVFNPSGVSVHIKNVLKELVKMGDEVTLYVPSFLVRRNYEVLKDLENAHVNVHHSVYEVKEAEEVGTLPYFIKSHTVYLRWNDLGQDRKYIDELKEIKPDVIYDMHEDSITLRLSYHISKKLDKPLVKLLHDEPFRNSFGRGYKRFLGIKGLAYDILMWMFYKFDKRAFLRSINDGVLRGIAGVSKASFYLSGIEEIARDVRLKVYEVGNAFNRDIIYKYRKTKGKEDYAVFFARLVPQKGIRELPRIADLLNSKIVVFGKIFNERDRAILMSHPKIEYMGYRPIEEVYSTVAKAKVLIYPSHQDGFSLVVLDTLALGTSVVAYDIPAIRFVFSNLKPVRAVREYDVKEMAKIANNILSMKDEEYESEHEDENVKKFLELHSSWANVAKETHDFLSAFL; this is encoded by the coding sequence ATGAGAGTGCTAGCAATTGGTAACGTGTTTAACCCTTCTGGAGTATCAGTTCACATAAAAAACGTGTTAAAAGAACTAGTAAAGATGGGAGACGAAGTAACGTTATACGTTCCATCATTTCTAGTTAGAAGAAACTATGAGGTGCTAAAGGATTTAGAGAACGCGCATGTTAACGTTCATCATTCCGTGTATGAAGTTAAAGAAGCTGAAGAAGTTGGTACATTACCCTATTTCATAAAATCTCATACCGTCTATTTGAGATGGAATGATTTGGGACAGGATAGAAAATACATTGATGAACTAAAGGAAATTAAACCTGACGTGATATACGATATGCACGAGGACTCAATAACGTTGCGATTATCTTATCATATTTCAAAAAAATTGGATAAGCCATTAGTTAAACTTCTACATGATGAACCATTCAGGAATTCCTTCGGAAGGGGATACAAGAGATTTCTAGGAATCAAGGGTTTAGCCTATGATATCTTAATGTGGATGTTCTACAAATTTGATAAGAGGGCGTTTTTGCGTTCAATAAATGATGGAGTACTAAGGGGAATAGCTGGTGTATCTAAGGCATCGTTTTATTTATCTGGGATTGAAGAGATTGCACGTGACGTGAGATTAAAGGTTTACGAGGTCGGCAACGCTTTCAATAGGGATATTATTTATAAGTATAGGAAGACTAAGGGTAAAGAAGACTATGCAGTGTTCTTTGCTAGATTAGTACCACAGAAAGGCATTAGGGAATTGCCTAGAATTGCTGATTTACTAAATAGTAAAATAGTTGTATTTGGAAAAATTTTCAACGAGAGGGATAGGGCGATTCTAATGTCGCATCCTAAAATTGAATATATGGGTTATAGGCCAATAGAGGAGGTGTATAGTACAGTAGCTAAGGCCAAAGTTTTAATATATCCTTCCCATCAAGATGGTTTTTCCCTAGTTGTTTTAGATACCTTAGCTTTAGGTACTTCGGTCGTAGCATATGACATACCAGCAATTAGGTTCGTTTTTTCCAATTTAAAACCAGTTAGAGCAGTGAGAGAGTATGATGTGAAGGAAATGGCGAAGATTGCAAACAATATATTGAGTATGAAAGATGAGGAATATGAGAGCGAGCATGAAGATGAGAACGTGAAGAAGTTTTTAGAATTACACTCGTCATGGGCAAACGTAGCTAAGGAGACTCATGACTTTCTTTCTGCATTCTTATAA
- a CDS encoding winged helix-turn-helix domain-containing protein, which produces MRRTRDDIIGDILEAIDSNINRISSIMKNVNLSASLAKKYLSMLTDDGLIQEVDGEYKLTEKGRKVLEHFRNMRKIELELATIIYEVRKELSANKKEDQVSHS; this is translated from the coding sequence ATGAGAAGGACTAGAGATGATATAATAGGTGATATCTTAGAGGCGATTGATAGTAACATTAATAGGATATCTAGTATTATGAAAAATGTTAATCTTAGCGCATCACTAGCAAAAAAGTATCTGTCAATGCTAACTGATGACGGGCTTATTCAAGAGGTTGATGGTGAATACAAATTAACTGAAAAAGGGAGAAAAGTTCTAGAACATTTTAGAAATATGAGAAAGATTGAGTTAGAATTAGCTACTATAATATATGAGGTAAGAAAAGAACTATCAGCTAACAAGAAGGAAGATCAAGTAAGCCATAGTTAG
- a CDS encoding phosphomevalonate kinase, giving the protein MIRISAPGKILWIGSYSVVFGGISHVIAVNKRVSCRLREIQERSLIFHTSYGDFKNSGNELINSVLDTFRERFTQLPQGYEIELYNDKEFILDGKKTGLGSSSAATVSLTACLYYAINGKLDLFEIHKLAQIANFKRQKGIGSGFDIASAVFGSIVYKRFTDLEKMDFYYEKLKLGNYDMVLGFTGKSSETVGLVKKFVEKSNLEDFREIMRLIDEENNMAIRLVKLNKIDEAVEHVRLGRKYLNYIAERIVGVKLVSKEEEELIKIAEDEGALIALSPGAGGGDSIFALGNDLSKVREAWKRRGIITIDVKENEGLKLDSN; this is encoded by the coding sequence GTGATAAGGATTAGCGCTCCTGGAAAAATACTTTGGATAGGAAGTTATAGCGTAGTATTTGGAGGTATATCACACGTAATTGCAGTTAATAAGAGAGTGAGTTGCAGGTTAAGAGAAATTCAAGAGAGGAGTTTGATTTTCCACACTAGTTATGGCGATTTTAAAAATTCAGGTAATGAGTTAATTAATTCAGTCCTAGATACTTTTAGAGAAAGATTTACCCAACTTCCTCAAGGCTATGAAATTGAACTTTATAACGATAAGGAATTCATATTAGATGGTAAAAAAACGGGATTAGGCAGTTCTTCAGCTGCTACAGTTTCCCTTACCGCCTGCCTATATTACGCTATCAATGGTAAACTGGATTTATTTGAAATACATAAATTGGCGCAAATTGCCAATTTCAAGAGACAAAAGGGAATTGGAAGTGGGTTTGATATAGCTTCAGCTGTTTTTGGAAGTATAGTTTACAAGAGATTTACTGATTTGGAGAAAATGGACTTCTATTACGAGAAGTTAAAGCTGGGTAATTATGATATGGTACTTGGCTTTACGGGAAAGAGTTCTGAAACTGTGGGTTTAGTCAAGAAATTTGTAGAGAAGAGTAATTTAGAGGATTTTCGGGAAATTATGAGGCTTATAGATGAGGAGAATAATATGGCAATTAGACTCGTAAAATTAAATAAAATCGACGAAGCTGTAGAGCATGTAAGGTTAGGGAGGAAGTATCTAAACTATATAGCTGAACGTATAGTCGGTGTTAAACTAGTAAGTAAAGAAGAGGAGGAGTTGATAAAGATAGCTGAGGACGAAGGCGCATTAATAGCCTTGTCCCCTGGAGCTGGTGGTGGGGATTCAATTTTCGCTTTGGGTAATGATTTGAGTAAGGTAAGGGAGGCATGGAAAAGAAGAGGTATTATAACTATTGACGTGAAGGAGAATGAGGGCTTAAAGCTAGATTCTAATTAA
- the mvaD gene encoding diphosphomevalonate decarboxylase: MLKSVTVSAPSNIAVVKYWGKRGDERLNLPLNNSLSITLDDQLSVITKVTLSDKNIVIVNERILPEDEMKEYAGRVLEAFKKIVGKEFHVKVESKAKFPVNAGLASSAAGIAALTFGLNELLELELKPEELSKIARLGSGSACRSMFGGFVVWNKGLREDGEDSYCYQIFQHGHWSELVDIIPILSEKEKKISSRKGMIRSAETSELMECRLKFVEKTFNEVIEAIRNRDERKFYYLVMRHSNSMHAIILDSWPSFFYLNDTSIRIMEWIQEYGKAGYTFDAGPNPHIFTTERYVQDILEFLKSLEIKRIIVSKVGDGPKILNRE, translated from the coding sequence GTGCTAAAGTCTGTAACAGTTTCAGCACCTTCAAATATAGCCGTAGTGAAGTATTGGGGAAAAAGAGGAGATGAAAGGTTAAATTTACCACTTAATAACTCATTGTCGATTACATTAGATGACCAGTTATCAGTAATTACCAAAGTTACCTTGAGCGATAAGAACATTGTAATAGTTAATGAAAGGATCTTACCAGAGGATGAAATGAAAGAATATGCTGGAAGAGTCTTGGAAGCCTTTAAGAAAATCGTTGGCAAGGAGTTTCACGTTAAGGTCGAGTCAAAGGCAAAATTCCCCGTTAACGCTGGATTAGCGTCATCTGCGGCAGGAATTGCCGCATTAACCTTTGGCCTGAATGAACTATTGGAATTGGAACTTAAACCTGAAGAACTTTCCAAAATAGCCAGACTAGGATCTGGGAGTGCTTGTAGGAGTATGTTTGGAGGATTTGTTGTATGGAATAAGGGTCTAAGAGAAGATGGTGAGGATTCCTATTGCTATCAAATCTTCCAACATGGACATTGGAGTGAACTAGTCGATATAATTCCGATATTAAGCGAGAAAGAAAAGAAGATATCTTCTAGAAAGGGTATGATAAGATCAGCTGAGACTTCAGAATTAATGGAGTGTAGGCTAAAATTCGTTGAGAAGACCTTTAATGAAGTCATCGAGGCTATAAGGAATAGGGATGAGAGGAAATTCTACTATCTCGTCATGAGACATAGCAACAGTATGCATGCAATAATATTAGATAGTTGGCCGTCATTCTTCTACTTAAACGATACTTCAATAAGGATAATGGAATGGATACAAGAGTACGGTAAGGCTGGTTACACATTCGATGCTGGACCAAATCCCCACATTTTCACTACAGAAAGATATGTACAAGACATCTTAGAATTCTTAAAATCTCTAGAAATAAAGAGAATTATAGTATCTAAAGTTGGAGATGGACCTAAGATATTGAATAGAGAATGA
- a CDS encoding NRAMP family divalent metal transporter, whose amino-acid sequence MSIREIVRLFGPAWIVMMADVDAASVLTGVANGQEYGYRLIWLLLLLAFPLYVIQEAAGRLGAVNNGKGLGEIIRERYSVKISLLASLSMFMVDVFTYIVEYVGIAVGGLVLGVPPYITLPIFFIFHLIIISTKKYDKIEKFLIPISLILIVAFMLEAILRGIIPGENVFYFSLSKSFTFLVAANIGAVVMPFMIFYQTSATAYKYQDVASPIETKVKWSSIETFIGAIVSELIMVAIEMATTGISPSVDPLNYKEMSYSLSLISGPISPYIFGIGLISAAFLALIVESLGSAWGTLEALGKNSFSNFLLLYISESIPSLAITLLFTNNYDNVINFALTLMSIAPFIVIIPSVLIGILIKDKNLMMNYKYGRTRMIIYWITVIIILTGGILAII is encoded by the coding sequence ATGAGCATTAGAGAGATAGTAAGACTTTTCGGTCCAGCATGGATAGTAATGATGGCGGATGTTGACGCAGCAAGCGTATTAACTGGCGTAGCCAATGGGCAAGAGTACGGATATAGACTGATCTGGCTGTTGCTACTCTTAGCCTTTCCCTTATATGTTATCCAAGAAGCTGCCGGAAGATTAGGTGCAGTAAATAATGGTAAAGGTCTTGGGGAGATTATTAGGGAGAGATACTCAGTTAAAATATCGCTACTAGCCTCTCTTTCTATGTTCATGGTTGACGTGTTCACGTACATAGTTGAATACGTTGGAATAGCAGTCGGGGGATTAGTGCTAGGAGTTCCACCTTATATAACTCTTCCAATTTTCTTTATATTTCATCTAATTATAATATCAACTAAAAAATATGATAAAATAGAGAAATTCCTAATACCGATATCTTTAATTTTGATAGTTGCATTTATGCTTGAAGCTATATTAAGGGGCATCATACCTGGAGAAAACGTATTTTACTTCTCACTTTCCAAATCCTTTACGTTTCTTGTTGCTGCAAATATAGGCGCAGTAGTCATGCCCTTTATGATATTTTACCAAACCTCGGCAACTGCTTATAAATACCAAGATGTAGCTTCGCCAATAGAAACTAAGGTGAAGTGGTCCTCCATAGAGACGTTTATCGGGGCCATAGTATCAGAGCTTATAATGGTGGCTATAGAAATGGCAACTACTGGAATTTCACCATCAGTAGATCCTTTAAATTACAAGGAAATGTCTTATTCACTATCCTTAATTTCAGGTCCAATTTCCCCATATATATTTGGAATTGGCTTAATTAGTGCAGCTTTTCTAGCATTAATAGTGGAGTCTTTAGGAAGTGCGTGGGGAACTTTAGAAGCTTTAGGTAAAAACAGTTTTAGCAACTTTCTACTATTATATATTTCCGAATCGATTCCTTCACTCGCAATTACGCTACTTTTCACCAACAATTACGATAATGTGATAAACTTTGCCCTAACTTTAATGTCAATAGCACCATTTATAGTTATAATCCCCTCGGTATTGATTGGAATTTTAATAAAGGATAAGAACTTAATGATGAACTACAAATATGGAAGAACTAGAATGATCATTTATTGGATTACCGTTATAATTATACTCACTGGGGGAATACTTGCAATAATTTAG
- a CDS encoding 3-hydroxyacyl-CoA dehydrogenase, with the protein MTIKKIGVVGAGTMGHGIAEVSALANYKVSVVDISWDFLNRAKERIMESLNRFYEKGQIKERPEDVMKRIEFSTSYDIMRDADFIIEAVPEIIELKRKVFETLDNITPSHAFLASNTSSIPISTIAEVTKRKEKVIGMHFFNPPPIMKLVEVVPSKYTSDETINVTIDLVKKMNKIPVRLKVEVPGFVSNRIFLRLMQEACREVESGEASIEEVDSTARNKLKLPMGIFELSDYVGLDVAVDLWNVIVNSGTAEDVKCEMYKRKYEAKELGVKTGRGFYNYPAAGKYKKVDLPISSKVDPARLISLAVNEGARLIQNGIVSAKDIDTVMIYGFNFPKGLMQMADELGIKNIYNHLVDIYSKGYRAYRPNSLIEELAKSSKGFYD; encoded by the coding sequence ATGACTATAAAAAAGATAGGCGTGGTTGGAGCGGGTACCATGGGTCATGGAATTGCTGAGGTTTCTGCACTTGCCAACTACAAGGTCAGCGTAGTGGATATATCGTGGGATTTCCTAAATAGGGCAAAGGAGAGGATAATGGAGTCATTAAACAGATTTTATGAAAAGGGGCAAATAAAGGAAAGACCAGAGGACGTAATGAAAAGAATAGAATTCTCGACGTCTTATGATATAATGCGAGATGCTGATTTCATTATAGAGGCAGTGCCAGAGATTATAGAGCTTAAAAGAAAGGTGTTTGAGACTTTAGATAATATAACCCCTTCCCACGCGTTTCTAGCCTCGAATACTTCATCAATCCCGATATCGACTATAGCTGAAGTCACTAAGAGGAAGGAGAAAGTTATCGGAATGCACTTCTTTAATCCTCCACCAATTATGAAGCTCGTAGAGGTAGTTCCTAGTAAGTACACCTCAGATGAGACCATTAACGTTACAATAGATTTGGTGAAGAAAATGAACAAAATCCCAGTTAGACTTAAGGTTGAAGTTCCCGGTTTTGTTAGCAATAGGATATTTTTGAGGCTAATGCAAGAGGCTTGCAGGGAAGTTGAGAGTGGTGAAGCGAGTATTGAGGAAGTTGATAGTACTGCTAGGAATAAGCTTAAATTACCAATGGGCATTTTCGAGCTATCGGATTATGTGGGATTGGATGTTGCAGTTGATTTATGGAATGTGATAGTAAATAGCGGAACTGCTGAAGATGTTAAGTGTGAGATGTATAAGAGGAAGTATGAGGCTAAAGAATTGGGCGTTAAGACTGGAAGAGGATTCTATAATTATCCTGCAGCTGGTAAGTATAAAAAAGTTGATTTACCAATTAGTAGTAAGGTTGATCCGGCTAGATTAATATCTTTAGCAGTAAATGAGGGGGCACGGCTCATACAAAATGGTATAGTAAGTGCTAAGGATATTGATACTGTAATGATTTATGGCTTTAATTTCCCCAAGGGTTTAATGCAAATGGCTGATGAACTAGGTATAAAGAACATTTACAATCATCTAGTCGATATCTATTCGAAAGGATATAGGGCGTATAGGCCAAATAGTTTAATAGAGGAATTAGCTAAAAGTAGCAAGGGTTTCTACGACTAA